The following proteins come from a genomic window of Caloenas nicobarica isolate bCalNic1 chromosome 6, bCalNic1.hap1, whole genome shotgun sequence:
- the NFE2L2 gene encoding nuclear factor erythroid 2-related factor 2 isoform X1, with protein sequence MEIELPPAAQDMNLIDILWRQDIDLGARREVFDFSQRQKEYELEKQKKLEKERQEQLQKEQEKALLAQFELDEETGEFVPVQPAQRIQAENTEPQIDFSQTTQTSKPEAEALSFDDCMQLLAEAFPFLEDNEASSAVFESLDPAQIDSNPVFISSDQTQPPESPVLVPLTDAENMQNIEQVWEELLSLTELQCLNIENDNLAELSTITGPETKPTEMHSGYNYYSSLPIMRKDVNCGPDFLDSIEDPFSSILPPEETSQLSVNSLNDTSPSNSDFCDDFYSAFTDSKCLLLRHRLPSSQPLAEILSEPIDLSDFSLCKAFNGNHSGTVAECNDSDSGISLNASSGVASPEHSLESSAHGDKTFGCSDSEMEDIDSAPGSVPQSHAGAYSVPLQDRVFSPVGPSTQTPGLQCTNTPKKEPPGNSGQPKAPFTKDKPSSRLEAHLTRDEQRAKALQIPFPVEKIINLPVDDFNAMMSKEQFNEAQLALIRDIRRRGKNKVAAQNCRKRKLENIVELEQDLSNLKDEKEKLLKEKGEHDKSLRQMKKQLTTLYLEVFSMLRDEDGKSYSPSEYSLQQTRDGNVFLVPKSKKSETKL encoded by the exons aTGGAGATCGAGCTTCCCCCCGCCGCCCAG GACATGAACTTGATTGACATCCTTTGGAGGCAAGATATAGACCTTGGGGCAAGGCGTGAAGTTTTTGATTTTAGTCAACGACAGAAGGAGTATGAACTcgagaaacagaagaaacttgaaaaggaaagacaagagcagctccaaaaagagcaggagaaagcCTTGCTGGCTCAGTTCGAGTTAGACGAAGAGACGGGGGAATTTGTTCCAGTTCAGCCGGCTCAGCGCATTCAGGCAGAAAATACTGAGCCACAGATCGATTTTTCACAG ACCACACAGacttcaaaaccagaagcagaGGCCTTGTCCTTTGATGACTGCATGCAGCTCTTGGCAGAAGCTTTCCCGTTTCTGGAGGACAATGAG GCTTCTTCAGCTGTATTTGAGTCACTGGATCCTGCTCAGATTGATAGCAACCCAGTCTTCATTTCCTCTGATCAAACTCAGCCACCTGAATCGCCTGTTCTAGTTCCACTTACTGATGCGGAGAATATGCAGAACATAGAGCAAGTTTGGGAAGAATTATTGTCCCTTACAGAGTTACAG TGTCTTAACATTGAAAACGACAACCTGGCTGAGTTAAGCACAATCACAGGCCCTGAAACCAAGCCAACAGAGATGCACAGCGGCTATAATTACTACAGCTCATTACCCATCATGAGAAAAGATGTTAACTGCGGTCCAGATTTCCTGGATAGCATTGAGGACCCCTTTTCCAGCATTTTGCCACCAGAAGAGACCAGCCAGCTGAGTGTGAACTCTTTAAATGACACATCCCCTTCAAACTCCGATTTCTGTGATGATTTCTACAGCGCCTTTACTGATTCAAAGTGTTTGTTGCTGCGTCACCGTTTGCCTAGCAGCCAACCGCTTGCGGAAATTCTGAGTGAACCTATCGATCTTTCCGATTTCTCACTGTGTAAAGCTTTTAATGGCAACCACTCAGGAACCGTAGCAGAATGTAATGATTCAGACTCTGGCATTTCACTGAATGCAAGTTCTGGCGTAGCATCGCCCGAACACTCTCTGGAATCCTCTGCCCATGGAGATAAGACTTTTGGTTGTAGCGATTCTGAAATGGAAGACATTGACAGCGCTCCTGGGAGTGTGCCGCAGAGCCACGCCGGCGCGTACTCAGTGCCGCTCCAGGATCGAGTGTTTTCTCCCGTGGGGCCAAGCACTCAAACGCCTGGTTTGCAGTGTACAAACACGCCAAAGAAAGAACCCCCGGGCAATTCAGGCCAGCCCAAAGCTCCGTTCACAAAAGATAAACCTTCAAGCCGCCTTGAAGCTCATCTCACAAGAGATGAGCAAAGAGCAAAAGCTCTGCAGATCCCTTTTCCTGTCGAAAAAATCATCAATCTCCCTGTTGATGACTTCAATGCAATGATGTCTAAGGAGCAGTTCAATGAAGCCCAGCTTGCGCTTATTCGAGATATACGCAGGAGAGGCAAGAACAAAGTGGCTGCTCAAAATTGCCgtaaaagaaaactggaaaatatagtGGAACTGGAGCAAGACTTGAGCAACCTAAAagatgagaaagagaaattgctgaaggaaaaaggagagcaTGACAAAAGCCTTCGTCAAATGAAAAAGCAACTAACCACTTTGTACCTGGAAGTGTTCAGCATGCTACGTGACGAAGACGGCAAGTCCTACTCTCCTAGCGAATATTCCCTGCAGCAAACTAGGGATGGCAACGTCTTCCTTGTTCCTAAAAGCAAGAAGTCAGAGACTAAACTTTGA
- the NFE2L2 gene encoding nuclear factor erythroid 2-related factor 2 isoform X2, with protein MNLIDILWRQDIDLGARREVFDFSQRQKEYELEKQKKLEKERQEQLQKEQEKALLAQFELDEETGEFVPVQPAQRIQAENTEPQIDFSQTTQTSKPEAEALSFDDCMQLLAEAFPFLEDNEASSAVFESLDPAQIDSNPVFISSDQTQPPESPVLVPLTDAENMQNIEQVWEELLSLTELQCLNIENDNLAELSTITGPETKPTEMHSGYNYYSSLPIMRKDVNCGPDFLDSIEDPFSSILPPEETSQLSVNSLNDTSPSNSDFCDDFYSAFTDSKCLLLRHRLPSSQPLAEILSEPIDLSDFSLCKAFNGNHSGTVAECNDSDSGISLNASSGVASPEHSLESSAHGDKTFGCSDSEMEDIDSAPGSVPQSHAGAYSVPLQDRVFSPVGPSTQTPGLQCTNTPKKEPPGNSGQPKAPFTKDKPSSRLEAHLTRDEQRAKALQIPFPVEKIINLPVDDFNAMMSKEQFNEAQLALIRDIRRRGKNKVAAQNCRKRKLENIVELEQDLSNLKDEKEKLLKEKGEHDKSLRQMKKQLTTLYLEVFSMLRDEDGKSYSPSEYSLQQTRDGNVFLVPKSKKSETKL; from the exons ATGAACTTGATTGACATCCTTTGGAGGCAAGATATAGACCTTGGGGCAAGGCGTGAAGTTTTTGATTTTAGTCAACGACAGAAGGAGTATGAACTcgagaaacagaagaaacttgaaaaggaaagacaagagcagctccaaaaagagcaggagaaagcCTTGCTGGCTCAGTTCGAGTTAGACGAAGAGACGGGGGAATTTGTTCCAGTTCAGCCGGCTCAGCGCATTCAGGCAGAAAATACTGAGCCACAGATCGATTTTTCACAG ACCACACAGacttcaaaaccagaagcagaGGCCTTGTCCTTTGATGACTGCATGCAGCTCTTGGCAGAAGCTTTCCCGTTTCTGGAGGACAATGAG GCTTCTTCAGCTGTATTTGAGTCACTGGATCCTGCTCAGATTGATAGCAACCCAGTCTTCATTTCCTCTGATCAAACTCAGCCACCTGAATCGCCTGTTCTAGTTCCACTTACTGATGCGGAGAATATGCAGAACATAGAGCAAGTTTGGGAAGAATTATTGTCCCTTACAGAGTTACAG TGTCTTAACATTGAAAACGACAACCTGGCTGAGTTAAGCACAATCACAGGCCCTGAAACCAAGCCAACAGAGATGCACAGCGGCTATAATTACTACAGCTCATTACCCATCATGAGAAAAGATGTTAACTGCGGTCCAGATTTCCTGGATAGCATTGAGGACCCCTTTTCCAGCATTTTGCCACCAGAAGAGACCAGCCAGCTGAGTGTGAACTCTTTAAATGACACATCCCCTTCAAACTCCGATTTCTGTGATGATTTCTACAGCGCCTTTACTGATTCAAAGTGTTTGTTGCTGCGTCACCGTTTGCCTAGCAGCCAACCGCTTGCGGAAATTCTGAGTGAACCTATCGATCTTTCCGATTTCTCACTGTGTAAAGCTTTTAATGGCAACCACTCAGGAACCGTAGCAGAATGTAATGATTCAGACTCTGGCATTTCACTGAATGCAAGTTCTGGCGTAGCATCGCCCGAACACTCTCTGGAATCCTCTGCCCATGGAGATAAGACTTTTGGTTGTAGCGATTCTGAAATGGAAGACATTGACAGCGCTCCTGGGAGTGTGCCGCAGAGCCACGCCGGCGCGTACTCAGTGCCGCTCCAGGATCGAGTGTTTTCTCCCGTGGGGCCAAGCACTCAAACGCCTGGTTTGCAGTGTACAAACACGCCAAAGAAAGAACCCCCGGGCAATTCAGGCCAGCCCAAAGCTCCGTTCACAAAAGATAAACCTTCAAGCCGCCTTGAAGCTCATCTCACAAGAGATGAGCAAAGAGCAAAAGCTCTGCAGATCCCTTTTCCTGTCGAAAAAATCATCAATCTCCCTGTTGATGACTTCAATGCAATGATGTCTAAGGAGCAGTTCAATGAAGCCCAGCTTGCGCTTATTCGAGATATACGCAGGAGAGGCAAGAACAAAGTGGCTGCTCAAAATTGCCgtaaaagaaaactggaaaatatagtGGAACTGGAGCAAGACTTGAGCAACCTAAAagatgagaaagagaaattgctgaaggaaaaaggagagcaTGACAAAAGCCTTCGTCAAATGAAAAAGCAACTAACCACTTTGTACCTGGAAGTGTTCAGCATGCTACGTGACGAAGACGGCAAGTCCTACTCTCCTAGCGAATATTCCCTGCAGCAAACTAGGGATGGCAACGTCTTCCTTGTTCCTAAAAGCAAGAAGTCAGAGACTAAACTTTGA